A window of Synechococcus sp. WH 8109 genomic DNA:
TCATGCCGAGGGCGATGCCCATGGTTTCGTTAGCCATTGCCTACCGGGAAATGAGGTGGAATGTTCGCTCGGGACATTGCTTTGCCAGAACCCTTCCCGTCAAGCGATTTGGGCAACTTTCTCGATCACTGTCCATAGTGAACCAAATAAGCCAGGCTTATCACCCAGTGCCTCACTGTTCCGGTCTGCTGTGGTGGTTCCTGTGATCACATCCGCACAAGTCGTTGTCGAGTTCGATGAAGCTCCATAGGTTCACAGTGCGACACGCTTCCCCAAGCCTTGCTGAGGGGTGGAATGTTCAACCCAAATGCGAGTCGCAGGGTCGAATTCAGAGATTTTTAAGTCCTACCCCCCAATCAGCCCGCACAATGGAGGCCCTCATTTGTTGGCCTTCCTTGGCGCTTCAGCTCACCATTGCCACGGGCAACCCCACAAAGGTTGCTGAAATCGAGGCCATGCTGGGTCCACTCCCAATCAACGTTCAGCGTCAACCAGACGATCTAGACGTTGAGGAAACGGGCAGTACCTACCGTGAAAACGCCGAGCTGAAGGCCTCTGCGGCAGCACTGCGAACCAACGGTTGGGCGCTAGCAGACGATTCAGGACTTGAAGTCGACTCACTTCAATGCGCACCTGGACTGTTCTCCGCCAGGTATGCCGAAGGCAACGACGCAAAAATTCAGAGAATTCTTTCGGAGTTGGGCGCGTCCCTCTACCGCAGCGCCTGCTTCCGCAGCACGATGGTGCTGTGCGACCCCACAGGGAACTGCCGAGCGGCGGCAGAGGGCATTTGCTGGGGTGAGCTCCTCAACGCACCGGCCTACCCAGATGGCGGCTTTGAATCCTTGCTCTGGGTGCGTGAAGCCCGTTGCACGTACGGCGAACTAAACCCGGCACAACTCAGCCGACTGGGCAGTCGCGGCAAAGCAGCACGGGCTCTGGCACCTCAATTGCGCCAACTTCTTGGCCTGAACTGAGCTCAGCGATCAAAGCGATCGTGCATTTCGATTGACATGGTCGATGGCGCGCATCGCAGCTGCCGCCGCTTCCTCAACATCACCTTCCCGCCCCACCAGAGTGAGGCGTCCAAAAGCACCCACCGCTTTCACGTCCACCAAAGTGATGTTGGAGGCTTTTTCAGCCTCGTTGGCAGCAATCAAGACATATCCAGCCGGCTCAGTCTCCAGGATGAACATGCTCATTCCCGCCTCAATCATGGAACCGCGTCGGTTCTGGCGGTTGATCAACACGGCATGGTCCGGAGTGATCGCTCGAATGACTTCGGTCCAGCTCACGTCCGCTGGAGAACGCTGCTCAATGGTGCTGCCGATCGCTTCCAGCACCACATCCCCGGAATGGAGAACAGTGCTCTGGTCACGGTGATAAAGAGCCATCGAGCCAAAAGCCCGCTCCACCACCATCTGGCCGAGGCGAACATTGCTGGCTTTCAGCGCAATGTCGGTCACGCGATGAACCGCCATGCCCGGTGAAACCTCCATCCAGAGGCAGGCGTCTCCTGGAATGGGCAGGAATCCTTGACTCACTGTCCCCATGTAGGCCGCAAGTTGGGGCTGAAGGGAGTCGATGAAGACATGCGTGCGCAGTTCGATCGACTGCACATGGCTGTTTTGGCGAAGCAGCCTGGGTGACTCAGAATCAGTCGTGACAACACAACTTGCCCCGCCCTGCTGGGAGGTCACCTCAGTCCCGGTGACGAGAGCACTACCGCCGCGTCGCCGCTCCCGAGCATCGAAGCTGGCAAAACGGGTCATGGCGGGGAGTGTACCGGACGAATTCAGCTGAAACGGCCCAATAAAGAGTTGGAGCCTGCGGTCTTGCGCCTTGAAAAACAGCCGATACCGTCCGGAGAACCCCTCTAGAGACCTTGCAATGACTGAGCAGTCTTCTTTGAAGCCCGTTGATCTCAACGCTGATCAAGCCCTTGGGATGGTGAGCTTCGGCCTAATGCAACGCCTTGCGCAGGATGGACAGGTGGATCTGCCCTGGCTGGAGGGATCAGGAAATGCAGACAGTGAGCGTCTGCGTCAGCTGCGTCAACGGCTGGAACTGACGTCTTTGGCCATCGAAACCGGTGCTCCCCTCACCACCGCGGAGGTGAGCATGCTCCTGGGAGCCCGCCCTGGAACGGAACGGGTGGAACGCGGTGGCCTCGTCGCCCGCCGTGTTAGCCGCAACGTCTGGCGGTTGAGCAAAGCAGAGGAGAGCGATCGGTCAGAGCGTTACGACGGATTCCGTCGCCGCCTTTGAGCTCTAGCCAAGGTTGACCTGCACTAAGCGATCCCAAAGAGTTTGAGCGACCTTTCCACTCCCAAGCGAATTTATTTGCAGCGTGGAGAGGTTGATCATCAAGGGAGCGGCCGATGGCCGGGCCAACGCTGCTGAAAGAATCGGGGCCGCGCGAGGTGTTCTGCGGCCTCACATCGATTGTGTGGCTGCATCGGCGCATGCCCGATGCCTTTTTTCTTGTAGTGGGATCACGCACCTGCGCCCATCTGATTCAAAGCGCTGCAGGGGTGATGATTTTCGCCGAACCACGTTTCGGCACAGCCATTCTCAGCGAGCGAGATCTGGCTGGCCTCGCGGATGCCCACGACGAACTCGACCGGGTCTGCAAGGAGCTGCTGCAACGTCGCCCCGAAATCCGCACGCTGTTTTTGGTGGGGTCCTGCCCCAGCGAAGTGATCAAACTGGATTTGGCCCGGGCCGCCGAACGGCTCAACGAAGAGCTGTACGGCCAGGTGCGGGTGGTGAACTACTCCGGCAGCGGCATTGAAACCACGTTCACCCAGGGAGAAGATGGGGCGCTCGCGGCGCTCGTGCCTCTGCTCCCCGCCAGCGATGAGCGGCAGTTGCTGCTGGCGGGGACCCTCGCCGATGCCGTGGAAGACAGGCAGATGCACCTCTTCAAGCGGATGGGCATCGAGACGATACACAGCCTGCCGCCCCGGCAATCGACCGACCTGCCAGGGGTGGGAGCGGGAACCACAGTGCTGCTCACCCAACCCTTTCTCACTGAAACCGCTCGCCTGCTAAGCGACCGCGGCGCCACGGTGCTCACGGCCCCATTCCCTCTGGGGGCAGAGGGAAGTCGCCGCTGGATGGAGGCTGCTGCTGATGACTTCCATCTCCCCAATGAGAGGGTCGCTGCCGTGCTCGATCCGTTGATGAAGCGGGCCGAGAGCGCCCTGGCCCGCCATCGCGCCGTGCTGGAAGGCAAGCGGATCTTTCTGCTTCCCGAATCCCAGCTGGAACTGCCCCTGGCCCGGTTTCTGCAACGGGAATGCGGCATGGAGCTGGTGGAGGTGGGCACGCCTTATCTGAACCGTGAACAGATGGCTGCCGAGCTGGCCTTGCTCCCCGATGACGTCCCGGTGATGGAGGGACAACACGTGGAGCAACAGCTCGACCGGGTTCGCGCCAGCCAGCCCGACCTGGTGGTGTGCGGGATGGGCCTGGCCAATCCCTTGGAAGCCGAAGGCATCGCCACCAAATGGTCGATCGAATTGGTGTTCAGCCCGATTCACGGCATCGACCAAGCCGGTGACCTGGCGGAACTGTTTTCCCGGCCGTTGCATCGCCGGCAATTGATTCGCCCAGGTCTACATCCGAGTAACCCCGACACCCCCGTGCACGCCTGATCCCATGCAACTGACGCTCTGGACCTACGAAGGGCCACCCCATGTGGGGGCCATGCGCATCGCCGCCTCGATGCACGGCGTGCACTACGTGCTCCATGCCCCCCAAGGGGACACTTACGCCGACCTGCTATTCACGATGATTGAGCGGCGCGGGCAACGACCGCCGGTCACCTACACCACATTCCAGGCCAGGGATCTGGGGGGTGACACCGCAGAACTGGTGAAACGGCATGTACGCGAAGCCGTGGACCGCTTCCAACCCGATGCCCTTCTGGTGGGTGAAAGCTGCACCGCAGAGTTGATTCAGGATCAACCGGGCGCCCTGGCCCAGGGCATGGAGCTGACCATGCCGGTCGTGAATCTTGAGCTGCCGGCCTACAGCAAAAAGGAGAACTGGGGAGCTGCGGAGACCTTTTATCAATTAATCCGCAACCTGCTCAAGGCGCAGGCCCCCACAGACATCAACCATGACCCCAAGGCGTGGCAACAGGAGGGGCGTCGACCTCGGGTGAACCTGTTGGGTCCATCGCTGCTCGGTTTCCGCTGCCGCGACGACGTACTGGAAGTGCAGAAGCTGCTCACCTTGCACGGCATCGATGTGGGTGTGGTGGCGCCCCTGGGTGCAGGAGTGGAGGATCTGAAGCGGATCCCCGATGCCGATCTGAACGTTTGCCTCTATCCGGAGGTGGCCGAATCCACCTGCAGCTGGCTGGAGCGCAACTTCGGGATTCCCTTCAGCCGAACGGTGCCGATCGGGGTGGGCGCGACCCACGATTTCCTGGTGGAGGTGCACAGTCTGCTGGGGATGGAGGCACCCGCTCCAGATGAGGGATACAAGCGCTCACGCCTGCCATGGTATTCGGAATCCGTGGACTCCACTTATCTCACCGGCAAGCGGGTGTTCATCTTTGGCGACGGCAGCCATGCCCTCGCCGCAGCAAGAATCTGCAGTGAAGAACTGGGCTTCACTGTGGTGGGGCTGGGCACCTACAGCCGGGAGATGGCCAGGCCCGTACGGGCGGCCGCCAAGGCCCTGGGCCTGGAGGCATTGATCTGTGACGACTACCTAGAAGTGGAAGCCGCCATGGCCGAAGCGGCACCGGAACTGGTGCTGGGAACCCAAATGGAGCGCCACAGCGCCAAGCGTCTGGGGATTCCCTGCTCCGTGATCAGCACACCGATGCACGTGCAGGACGTGCCCGCCCGGATGAGCCCCCAGATGGGCTGGGAAGGGGCAAACGTGATCTTCGACGACTGGGTGCACCCGCTGATGATGGGGCTCGAGGAACACCTGATCGGCATGTTCCGCCACGACTTCGAATTCGTGGATGGCCACCAAAGCCACCTCGGCCATGCCGGTGGTGCCGGCGCCGCCGACAGTTCCGCCTTGAGTGATATCCCCGGGGAGGGCGACGGTGCCCTGCATTGGACAGCCGATGGGGAAGCCGAACTGAAGAAAATTCCCTTTTTCGTGCGGGGCAAAGTGCGACGCAACACCGAGGCGTATGCCCGCGATACTGGCTGCCGGGAGATCAGCAGCGAAACGCTGTATGACGCCAAAGCCCACTTCAAGGCATGAGCATTTGCACTCATTTCTTTTTATTTAACTGAAAGAAATTCTGCTTTTGCAACTCAGCCCAGATGCAGATCTTTCATTTCTTGGTGAAAACCAACCACTGCACATCTCCTGCTGTTGAATGAAACTGACTTCTCTTGCACAGGTCGCCGAATGACCACGACTCTGACGCGACCAGCGGACGGCGAAGGCAGCGTGCAGGTCCACCAGGACCCGGAAATGAACATCCAGGAGGAGACCCTGGTGATCGCGGTTTATGGCAAAGGCGGGATCGGCAAATCGACCACCTCCTCGAACTTGTCAGCCGCCTTTTCCAAGCTGGGCAAACGGGTGCTTCAGATCGGCTGCGACCCCAAGCACGACAGCACCTTCACCCTCACCCACAAGATGGTGCCGACGGTGATCGACATTCTCGAGGAGGTGGACTTCCACAGCGAAGAGCTGCGGCCTGAGGATTTCGTCTTCACCGGCTTCAACGGGGTGCAGTGCGTCGAAAGCGGCGGCCCACCGGCGGGCACGGGCTGCGGTGGCTACGTGACTGGGCAGACCGTGAAGCTGCTCAAGGAACACCATCTATTGGAAGACACCGATGTGGTGATCTTTGATGTGCTCGGCGATGTGGTGTGTGGTGGTTTCGCCGCCCCGCTGCAGCACGCCAACTATTGCCTGATCGTTACGGCCAACGATTTCGATTCGATCTTCGCGATGAATCGCATCGTTCAGGCAATTCAAGCCAAAGCCAAGAACTACAAGGTGCGGCTTGGTGGCGTTGTTGCGAACCGCTCGGCAGACACCGATCAGATCGACAAGTTCAACGATCGCACCGGCCTGCGCACCATGGCCCATTTCAGGGATGTGGATGCCATCCGGCGATCCCGACTGAAGAAATGCACCATCTTTGAAATGGATGATGCCGATGAAGCCGTGCAAGCGGTGCAGAACGAATATCTGCGGCTGGCCCAGAACATGCTCGACAAGGTGGAGCCGCTCGAGGCCACTTCCCTCAAAGACCGCGAAATCTTCGACCTGCTGGGATTCGATTGACCCTTGATTTGATCGACAAAGCCCCGGCAGCTGCAACCGGGGTCTTTTTGTGAAGAGCTCAGCTCAAAGGCCAACGAGTTTCATCGAAAGCTCCCACACCCGGCGGGCTGTTTCTGGATCTGTGGCCTTGTCCGACAGTTCCTGGCTGAACTGCTGACCATCCTTCTTCTGGCGGTTGCCCCAGCTCCAGTGCACCCCGGATTCGGCAAAGTCGGGATTGGCCACCACATCAGCCACCCGTTCTCCCGCCAGGGCCTGGGAGACATAGCCGCCGGTGATGTTTTTCTGAAACCAGGGGAAGATCGTCTGGAAGGCCTTGGGGGTGTTGCGGAACAACGGGGTATCAGCCACACAGCCCGGGTAGAGCGACGTGAAGGTGATCCCCGTGTCCCCGTGAAGACGGCGATGAAGCTCCTGGGTGGTGATCATGTTGCAGAGCTTGCTGTCTTTGTAGGCCTTGCCGGGCTTGAACGGCTTGCCACTGGCCATGGCGACTGGGTCTTTGAACCCGGCCTCAAAACCTGAGAGGTCCCCCAGATCTGCCGGCGCAGGGATCGGAATCTTCCCCCCCAGCTCCTTGGAGTTCGCCGTTACGGTACCCAGGATCACCACCCGCTTGGAGGGGTGAGTGGAGGCCTGGAGCCGACCCAAGAGCAGCTGCACCAGCAGGAAATGGCCGAAGTGGTTGGTGGCCATCGAGATCTCGTAGCCCTGGGGCGAACGCTCCGGCTGCTTCAGCTTCGGCTTGTACACGGCTGCATTGCAGACCACGGCATCCAATCGCTCGGGCAAGGCATCCGCCGCCTGACGCACACTGTCGAGATCACCCAGATCCATCAACACGTGCTTGAGCCGGTCTTTCGGGAGATCCAGCTCATCCGCCGCTGCCGCGGCACGCTGCGGGCTGCGGTTCGCCGTGATCACCGTCCAACCCCGCTTCACCAAGGCGCAGGTGGCATTCAGGCCCACACCGGAGGTGCTGCCGGTGATCAGAACGGTGCCGGGCGTGGACATCAAGATAAGGCCAGGAAGGCTGCCAGTCTGCCGGTCAGCACTCAATCCCAACGCCGCTGGTCACGAATCTCAGCGCCAGATCACGCGCAGACGATTGGGGGCGATCCACTGATCCTGCTCGCTTATCAGACGCTTCTCTCCACCGATGCTGAACAGACGATCGAAGCGTTGTTGAAGCGTTTCCAATTTGGCCGACTCAATCGAAACGACCGCCGCGATTTCACTGTGGCGATCCATGCGTTCCTGATAGGCCACCGATAGGCGGATCAGGCTCACAGCTCCCAACAGAACAAGCCCCGCCTTGGCCGCCAAGGCGAGAAGGCTGCACTGCAGTTCCTGCTGGTCGGTCTGCCGCTGAATCTCCGCAGCCATGCTGGCTGCATCCGTGCGGGGAGCTGATCTTTGAACCTGACTGGCGGTCACCGCATCAGCACGAACATCCGCTTGTAACGCAATCCGTTCGAAGTGCCAAGACCAGCTCTACGCCCGTTGATCTGGGCTGCCTTTGAAATCAGGCCTCGTAAAGGCTGATGGATAGACGAAGAGCCAGAACAGCGGCATGGGCAGCCACCACGAGGGCAATGAACACCTCAGGTGCAGACAGAACGGTTTCCATGGGAGCCATGCATCAAACGGTCCCATTCTTCTCTGAGGGAAGGGCTGCAGGCCATCATTCGCAAAGGCCTGTCACACCAGCCCATGGATCCGGTTCTGATCGATGCCCCTGCCATCCGCGCGTTGGATCTACGGCCGCTGGAGATCTGGAGCACTCAGCCGCTGGATGCACTGCTCAGTCAGGGGCCGGTGCTCGAGCTTCGTTTCGATTGGCCCCGGGCGCAGGATGACCCACGCGAACTGCCGGAATGCCCCGAGCCTCGGCTCTGGGCCCTCCGGGCCGACGCGCGCTACCCCTGGCTGCCGCTGTTGCTTGAACGCGACCAGGGCAGCCTGATTCGCCATGTGGCCCTGGTGGTGCCCCACAGCTTCAGCCGCAGCGAAGGCCTGCGTTTTGACCCGGAAGCCTTGGAGCCCTGGGTAACGCATCGATTGATGGTGTTGGACGACCTCTGCCAGCGAGAGCTCGGACGCCCGATGCGGGGCAACCTCTCCCAGATGGCTGCAGCCCTGGGCTATGAGCTGGATGCGGGATTTTGGAGCCTGATGAGCTGACCAGTCAGCTCAGCCAAAGCTGCAGGGCTCGCCTGGAGCTGTCGATCGCCAGGATGATGGCGAGCACCCG
This region includes:
- a CDS encoding non-canonical purine NTP pyrophosphatase, translated to MEALICWPSLALQLTIATGNPTKVAEIEAMLGPLPINVQRQPDDLDVEETGSTYRENAELKASAAALRTNGWALADDSGLEVDSLQCAPGLFSARYAEGNDAKIQRILSELGASLYRSACFRSTMVLCDPTGNCRAAAEGICWGELLNAPAYPDGGFESLLWVREARCTYGELNPAQLSRLGSRGKAARALAPQLRQLLGLN
- a CDS encoding microcompartment protein, which translates into the protein MTRFASFDARERRRGGSALVTGTEVTSQQGGASCVVTTDSESPRLLRQNSHVQSIELRTHVFIDSLQPQLAAYMGTVSQGFLPIPGDACLWMEVSPGMAVHRVTDIALKASNVRLGQMVVERAFGSMALYHRDQSTVLHSGDVVLEAIGSTIEQRSPADVSWTEVIRAITPDHAVLINRQNRRGSMIEAGMSMFILETEPAGYVLIAANEAEKASNITLVDVKAVGAFGRLTLVGREGDVEEAAAAAMRAIDHVNRNARSL
- a CDS encoding ferredoxin:protochlorophyllide reductase (ATP-dependent) subunit N, which gives rise to MAGPTLLKESGPREVFCGLTSIVWLHRRMPDAFFLVVGSRTCAHLIQSAAGVMIFAEPRFGTAILSERDLAGLADAHDELDRVCKELLQRRPEIRTLFLVGSCPSEVIKLDLARAAERLNEELYGQVRVVNYSGSGIETTFTQGEDGALAALVPLLPASDERQLLLAGTLADAVEDRQMHLFKRMGIETIHSLPPRQSTDLPGVGAGTTVLLTQPFLTETARLLSDRGATVLTAPFPLGAEGSRRWMEAAADDFHLPNERVAAVLDPLMKRAESALARHRAVLEGKRIFLLPESQLELPLARFLQRECGMELVEVGTPYLNREQMAAELALLPDDVPVMEGQHVEQQLDRVRASQPDLVVCGMGLANPLEAEGIATKWSIELVFSPIHGIDQAGDLAELFSRPLHRRQLIRPGLHPSNPDTPVHA
- a CDS encoding ferredoxin:protochlorophyllide reductase (ATP-dependent) subunit B, with protein sequence MQLTLWTYEGPPHVGAMRIAASMHGVHYVLHAPQGDTYADLLFTMIERRGQRPPVTYTTFQARDLGGDTAELVKRHVREAVDRFQPDALLVGESCTAELIQDQPGALAQGMELTMPVVNLELPAYSKKENWGAAETFYQLIRNLLKAQAPTDINHDPKAWQQEGRRPRVNLLGPSLLGFRCRDDVLEVQKLLTLHGIDVGVVAPLGAGVEDLKRIPDADLNVCLYPEVAESTCSWLERNFGIPFSRTVPIGVGATHDFLVEVHSLLGMEAPAPDEGYKRSRLPWYSESVDSTYLTGKRVFIFGDGSHALAAARICSEELGFTVVGLGTYSREMARPVRAAAKALGLEALICDDYLEVEAAMAEAAPELVLGTQMERHSAKRLGIPCSVISTPMHVQDVPARMSPQMGWEGANVIFDDWVHPLMMGLEEHLIGMFRHDFEFVDGHQSHLGHAGGAGAADSSALSDIPGEGDGALHWTADGEAELKKIPFFVRGKVRRNTEAYARDTGCREISSETLYDAKAHFKA
- the bchL gene encoding ferredoxin:protochlorophyllide reductase (ATP-dependent) iron-sulfur ATP-binding protein, yielding MTTTLTRPADGEGSVQVHQDPEMNIQEETLVIAVYGKGGIGKSTTSSNLSAAFSKLGKRVLQIGCDPKHDSTFTLTHKMVPTVIDILEEVDFHSEELRPEDFVFTGFNGVQCVESGGPPAGTGCGGYVTGQTVKLLKEHHLLEDTDVVIFDVLGDVVCGGFAAPLQHANYCLIVTANDFDSIFAMNRIVQAIQAKAKNYKVRLGGVVANRSADTDQIDKFNDRTGLRTMAHFRDVDAIRRSRLKKCTIFEMDDADEAVQAVQNEYLRLAQNMLDKVEPLEATSLKDREIFDLLGFD
- a CDS encoding protochlorophyllide reductase, whose protein sequence is MSTPGTVLITGSTSGVGLNATCALVKRGWTVITANRSPQRAAAAADELDLPKDRLKHVLMDLGDLDSVRQAADALPERLDAVVCNAAVYKPKLKQPERSPQGYEISMATNHFGHFLLVQLLLGRLQASTHPSKRVVILGTVTANSKELGGKIPIPAPADLGDLSGFEAGFKDPVAMASGKPFKPGKAYKDSKLCNMITTQELHRRLHGDTGITFTSLYPGCVADTPLFRNTPKAFQTIFPWFQKNITGGYVSQALAGERVADVVANPDFAESGVHWSWGNRQKKDGQQFSQELSDKATDPETARRVWELSMKLVGL
- the psaM gene encoding photosystem I reaction center subunit XII; translated protein: METVLSAPEVFIALVVAAHAAVLALRLSISLYEA
- a CDS encoding CRR6 family NdhI maturation factor, whose product is MDPVLIDAPAIRALDLRPLEIWSTQPLDALLSQGPVLELRFDWPRAQDDPRELPECPEPRLWALRADARYPWLPLLLERDQGSLIRHVALVVPHSFSRSEGLRFDPEALEPWVTHRLMVLDDLCQRELGRPMRGNLSQMAAALGYELDAGFWSLMS